Proteins encoded within one genomic window of Humulus lupulus chromosome 1, drHumLupu1.1, whole genome shotgun sequence:
- the LOC133811198 gene encoding probable disease resistance protein At5g66900 isoform X2, translating into MADLFLGAAIGPPFQILFDCLIKIPIEKARMFKGTLIKIKETVEAMSPFIKQIEESNMALDRQSSEMKGFVLKMIEGKELVEKCTKYSKWRYMHKRPGYTTKLQDLDESLDRLLRILPLLIARTTNETQILVREIHASTIGRTDQGNHGLVSRQIEVKGYCHAPEPPDFTVGLSDSLEDLKMNLLRVDMVTEPVLVTAPPGCGKTTLIKKLCNDDQITEKFKSNILFVTVGKNPNLGLIAQELYQHKGYSVSTFKENKDSELKLEQFLREIGKEPVLLVLDDVWFGSESLVDKFVFQIPDYKILVTSRYPFPRFEHQYEMKPLSYEDAKAIFRHYASLEDGNAAIPNDLVKKAVDHCKRVPIALKLIGSSLRGQHPRIWRRQLEKWSTDGSSILSSESELLSCLQTILDVLDEKHAILKECFMDIGLFPELRRIPATALVDIFTEMHGVKEDDAIANLYELQDRNLVNIVVTRKDADEVDDYYSEHFVTQHGMLRELAIHQSKQDPQEKRKRLIVEIAGNKLPQWWNEQIEQPFNAHLVAFSTDESFTSNWCDIKLTEARVLVLNFQTKTHALPEFVKNMSKLKVLIITNYSFLPAELTNFELLDTLTNLTRIRLESISIPSLKETHVVLKKLQKLSVFMCEFGQAFTSIKISEVFPNLEELNIDYCNDLVELPSGVCDLFKLKKLSVTHCHDLSSLPEEMGNLVNLQVLRLRTCSELEKLPDSICSLSKLTFLDISDCISIRNLPENIGQLRSLTNLNMKNCWRLVELPPSVLDFKLLKDVVCDEVLKQVWEFYLPADANIELRLAKDEVNLHWLDS; encoded by the exons ATGGCGGATTTGTTTCTAGGAGCAGCTATAGGACCACCCTTTCAAATACTGTTCGATTGTTTGATTAAAATCCCAATAGAGAAGGCTCGAATGTTCAAAGGCACGCTCATCAAGATCAAAGAAACAGTCGAAGCTATGAGCCCTTTTATTAAGCAGATAGAAGAGTCGAATATGGCTCTAGACAGGCAATCATCTGAGATGAAAGGCTTTGTACTTAAAATGATAGAAGGGAAGGAGCTAGTTGAAAAGTGCACCAAGTATAGTAAGTGGAGGTACATGCACAAAAGGCCTGGCTACACTACCAAGCTTCAGGATTTGGACGAGTCCCTTGACCGTTTGCTCAGGATTTTACCTCTTCTGATAGCCAGAACTACGAATGAGACTCAGATTTTGGTGAGGGAAATCCATGCCAGCACTATTGGAAGAACAGACCAAGGGAATCATGGCCTTGTTTCTCGACAGATTGAGGTAAAGGGCTACTGTCATGCGCCTGAACCACCAGATTTTACTGTTGGATTGAGTGACTCTCTTGAGGACTTAAAGATGAATCTTCTGAGAGTTGATATGGTGACAGAACCAGTTTTAGTTACTGCTCCACCAGGATGTGGGAAGACCACTTTGATTAAAAAGCTATGCAATGATGATCAGATCACAG AGAAATTCAAGAGCAACATATTGTTTGTAACAGTAGGAAAGAATCCCAACTTGGGTCTTATTGCTCAAGAACTTTATCAACACAAGGGCTATTCTGTATCTACCTTCAAAGAGAACAAAGATTCAGAACTCAAATTGGAACAGTTTTTGAGAGAAATTGGAAAAGAGCCTGTACTGTTGGTTCTTGATGATGTTTGGTTTGGATCAGAGTCCCTTGTTGACAAGTTTGTTTTCCAAATACCTGATTACAAGATTTTGGTGACATCCCGGTATCCATTTCCAAGATTTGAGCATCAATATGAAATGAAACCATTGAGTTATGAAGATGCAAAGGCTATTTTCCGGCATTATGCCTCACTTGAAGATGGAAATGCAGCCATTCCAAATGATCTAGTAAAAAAG GCAGTGGATCACTGTAAGAGAGTTCCTATTGCACTTAAACTGATTGGATCATCACTAAGGGGGCAGCATCCCAGAATTTGGCGAAGACAACTGGAGAAATGGTCCACAGATGGTTCATCTATTCTCAGTTCTGAGAGTGAACTTCTTTCTTGCTTGCAAACCATCTTAGATGTCTTGGATGAAAAGCATGCTATTCTCAAGGAATGTTTCATGGATATTGGTTTGTTTCCTGAACTCAGAAGAATCCCTGCAACTGCTCTCGTTGATATATTTACAGAAATGCATGGAGTAAAAGAAGATGATGCCATTGCTAATCTTTATGAGCTCCAAGATCGAAATCTTGTAAATATTGTTGTCACAAG AAAAGATGCAGATGAAGTGGATGACTACTACAGTGAACACTTTGTTACTCAGCATGGTATGCTTAGAGAGCTTGCTATACACCAAAGCAAGCAGGATCCACAAGAAAAGAGGAAAAGATTGATTGTAGAAATAGCTGGAAATAAACTTCCTCAGTGGTGGAATGAACAAATAGAGCAGCCTTTCAATGCCCACTTAGTAGCTTTTTCAACAG ATGAATCATTTACATCAAATTGGTGCGACATCAAACTAACTGAAGCAAGAGTTCTAGTTCTGAATTTTCAAACCAAGACTCATGCCTTACCAGAGTTTGTGAAAAACATGAGCAAACTAAAGGTTCTAATAATCACAAACTACAGTTTCTTACCAGCTGAATTAACCAACTTTGAGCTGCTTGATACCTTGACCAATCTGACTAGAATCAGACTAGAGAGCATATCGATTCCCTCCCTGAAAGAAACTCACGTTGTACTGAAGAAACTGCAGAAGTTATCTGTGTTCATGTGTGAATTTGGCCAAGCCTTCACTTCTATCAAGATATCAGAAGTGTTTCCAAATCTAGAAGAACTAAACATTGACTATTGCAATGATTTGGTGGAATTGCCTTCAGGGGTTTGTGATCTATTCAAGCTGAAGAAGCTGAGCGTAACACATTGCCATGATCTGTCTTCACTGCCTGAAGAAATGGGGAACTTGGTCAATCTGCAAGTGTTGAGGCTAAGAACTTGTAGTGAATTGGAAAAGTTACCAGACTCCATTTGCAGCCTATCCAAGCTAACATTTCTTGACATATCAGACTGCATCAGCATTAGGAACTTGCCTGAAAACATCGGTCAGCTGCGTAGTTTAACAAATCTAAACATGAAGAACTGTTGGAGATTGGTAGAGTTGCCTCCATCAGTTCTGGACTTTAAACTGCTGAAAGATGTGGTGTGTGATGAAGTGCTAAAACAAGTATGGGAATTTTATTTGCCTGCTGATGCCAATATTGAGCTAAGGTTGGCCAAGGATGAGGTTAACTTACATTGGCTTGACTCTTGA
- the LOC133811198 gene encoding probable disease resistance protein At5g66900 isoform X1, which translates to MADLFLGAAIGPPFQILFDCLIKIPIEKARMFKGTLIKIKETVEAMSPFIKQIEESNMALDRQSSEMKGFVLKMIEGKELVEKCTKYSKWRYMHKRPGYTTKLQDLDESLDRLLRILPLLIARTTNETQILVREIHASTIGRTDQGNHGLVSRQIEVKGYCHAPEPPDFTVGLSDSLEDLKMNLLRVDMVTEPVLVTAPPGCGKTTLIKKLCNDDQITGTLLLARIVMLLYVNPSFTDIGFICFVVCVEKFKSNILFVTVGKNPNLGLIAQELYQHKGYSVSTFKENKDSELKLEQFLREIGKEPVLLVLDDVWFGSESLVDKFVFQIPDYKILVTSRYPFPRFEHQYEMKPLSYEDAKAIFRHYASLEDGNAAIPNDLVKKAVDHCKRVPIALKLIGSSLRGQHPRIWRRQLEKWSTDGSSILSSESELLSCLQTILDVLDEKHAILKECFMDIGLFPELRRIPATALVDIFTEMHGVKEDDAIANLYELQDRNLVNIVVTRKDADEVDDYYSEHFVTQHGMLRELAIHQSKQDPQEKRKRLIVEIAGNKLPQWWNEQIEQPFNAHLVAFSTDESFTSNWCDIKLTEARVLVLNFQTKTHALPEFVKNMSKLKVLIITNYSFLPAELTNFELLDTLTNLTRIRLESISIPSLKETHVVLKKLQKLSVFMCEFGQAFTSIKISEVFPNLEELNIDYCNDLVELPSGVCDLFKLKKLSVTHCHDLSSLPEEMGNLVNLQVLRLRTCSELEKLPDSICSLSKLTFLDISDCISIRNLPENIGQLRSLTNLNMKNCWRLVELPPSVLDFKLLKDVVCDEVLKQVWEFYLPADANIELRLAKDEVNLHWLDS; encoded by the exons ATGGCGGATTTGTTTCTAGGAGCAGCTATAGGACCACCCTTTCAAATACTGTTCGATTGTTTGATTAAAATCCCAATAGAGAAGGCTCGAATGTTCAAAGGCACGCTCATCAAGATCAAAGAAACAGTCGAAGCTATGAGCCCTTTTATTAAGCAGATAGAAGAGTCGAATATGGCTCTAGACAGGCAATCATCTGAGATGAAAGGCTTTGTACTTAAAATGATAGAAGGGAAGGAGCTAGTTGAAAAGTGCACCAAGTATAGTAAGTGGAGGTACATGCACAAAAGGCCTGGCTACACTACCAAGCTTCAGGATTTGGACGAGTCCCTTGACCGTTTGCTCAGGATTTTACCTCTTCTGATAGCCAGAACTACGAATGAGACTCAGATTTTGGTGAGGGAAATCCATGCCAGCACTATTGGAAGAACAGACCAAGGGAATCATGGCCTTGTTTCTCGACAGATTGAGGTAAAGGGCTACTGTCATGCGCCTGAACCACCAGATTTTACTGTTGGATTGAGTGACTCTCTTGAGGACTTAAAGATGAATCTTCTGAGAGTTGATATGGTGACAGAACCAGTTTTAGTTACTGCTCCACCAGGATGTGGGAAGACCACTTTGATTAAAAAGCTATGCAATGATGATCAGATCACAGGTACCCTTCTCTTAGCTAGAAttgttatgttattatatgttaatCCATCATTTACTGACATAGGTTTCATCTGTTTTGTTGTGTGTGTAGAGAAATTCAAGAGCAACATATTGTTTGTAACAGTAGGAAAGAATCCCAACTTGGGTCTTATTGCTCAAGAACTTTATCAACACAAGGGCTATTCTGTATCTACCTTCAAAGAGAACAAAGATTCAGAACTCAAATTGGAACAGTTTTTGAGAGAAATTGGAAAAGAGCCTGTACTGTTGGTTCTTGATGATGTTTGGTTTGGATCAGAGTCCCTTGTTGACAAGTTTGTTTTCCAAATACCTGATTACAAGATTTTGGTGACATCCCGGTATCCATTTCCAAGATTTGAGCATCAATATGAAATGAAACCATTGAGTTATGAAGATGCAAAGGCTATTTTCCGGCATTATGCCTCACTTGAAGATGGAAATGCAGCCATTCCAAATGATCTAGTAAAAAAG GCAGTGGATCACTGTAAGAGAGTTCCTATTGCACTTAAACTGATTGGATCATCACTAAGGGGGCAGCATCCCAGAATTTGGCGAAGACAACTGGAGAAATGGTCCACAGATGGTTCATCTATTCTCAGTTCTGAGAGTGAACTTCTTTCTTGCTTGCAAACCATCTTAGATGTCTTGGATGAAAAGCATGCTATTCTCAAGGAATGTTTCATGGATATTGGTTTGTTTCCTGAACTCAGAAGAATCCCTGCAACTGCTCTCGTTGATATATTTACAGAAATGCATGGAGTAAAAGAAGATGATGCCATTGCTAATCTTTATGAGCTCCAAGATCGAAATCTTGTAAATATTGTTGTCACAAG AAAAGATGCAGATGAAGTGGATGACTACTACAGTGAACACTTTGTTACTCAGCATGGTATGCTTAGAGAGCTTGCTATACACCAAAGCAAGCAGGATCCACAAGAAAAGAGGAAAAGATTGATTGTAGAAATAGCTGGAAATAAACTTCCTCAGTGGTGGAATGAACAAATAGAGCAGCCTTTCAATGCCCACTTAGTAGCTTTTTCAACAG ATGAATCATTTACATCAAATTGGTGCGACATCAAACTAACTGAAGCAAGAGTTCTAGTTCTGAATTTTCAAACCAAGACTCATGCCTTACCAGAGTTTGTGAAAAACATGAGCAAACTAAAGGTTCTAATAATCACAAACTACAGTTTCTTACCAGCTGAATTAACCAACTTTGAGCTGCTTGATACCTTGACCAATCTGACTAGAATCAGACTAGAGAGCATATCGATTCCCTCCCTGAAAGAAACTCACGTTGTACTGAAGAAACTGCAGAAGTTATCTGTGTTCATGTGTGAATTTGGCCAAGCCTTCACTTCTATCAAGATATCAGAAGTGTTTCCAAATCTAGAAGAACTAAACATTGACTATTGCAATGATTTGGTGGAATTGCCTTCAGGGGTTTGTGATCTATTCAAGCTGAAGAAGCTGAGCGTAACACATTGCCATGATCTGTCTTCACTGCCTGAAGAAATGGGGAACTTGGTCAATCTGCAAGTGTTGAGGCTAAGAACTTGTAGTGAATTGGAAAAGTTACCAGACTCCATTTGCAGCCTATCCAAGCTAACATTTCTTGACATATCAGACTGCATCAGCATTAGGAACTTGCCTGAAAACATCGGTCAGCTGCGTAGTTTAACAAATCTAAACATGAAGAACTGTTGGAGATTGGTAGAGTTGCCTCCATCAGTTCTGGACTTTAAACTGCTGAAAGATGTGGTGTGTGATGAAGTGCTAAAACAAGTATGGGAATTTTATTTGCCTGCTGATGCCAATATTGAGCTAAGGTTGGCCAAGGATGAGGTTAACTTACATTGGCTTGACTCTTGA